The window GTATTTTAGCAGGTTTTTAGCAATAAGTTAAATTAGGGGTAAATTTGTcatttatttagtatttttctCATTAGGTTTTCTGATCTTTTGCAACAAAACTCGACGGCTCTTCCAATTTTTACGAGTTTAAGGAACATGGGATTCATGaagtttcctttaaaaaaaaattgttcaaaaatttagaaacatcctaataggactgaaatctttgacctcgaaaacccgaaacgcaaaccgatcagaaccaaatccgtatggatgtctgaaaacccatccttagtcattattatatatcgtataatttcatcatataattaatcgtattttatatgtaccatcatataagtaatcatataattatataattaatagtatttaatacgtatcatcatataaataattacatatattatatttttaaaacttaatatgaaatataaaaatcacaatttgagttggtatttcaaattggactttgtattgtatttttcttatatatattgacaacattcttttataatggacttaataacttaagcccattattttttctgtttaatactattatctttgtttccaaacaaaattatttttttaaaaaagcttacgatctttgtttccaaacacaccaaatttttttaatactcttatccaagtatctaaacacaccgaaattgtacttcagctttaataaaatagatgtaCCTTTGCAATTTAGATCCGCTTGATGATTGAATTAAGACTACATATCCTCTTTTTAATAAGACGTTAAGCTGAAATATTTTcgtaacaaaaatgaaaataagatgCCTTAAATATATTGACCTCATTAACTGAGAGACTTGGTGGGCAAGTCTTCTCTCTGTATTAATGGAGAGTGTCGGACGGAGAAGATGTAAAACATCACCAACTCTctcaattagtttttttttttcattttgaaactCTTGCTTTTGCTAAGATAAAGTTATTCATGTCTCTGCTTCTCAACAAGCCTTCGAAGCTCTGCCTTGGGAAACGTGGGGTGGTTAGGTCATCCCCTCTTGGCTCAGATAGCTTCTCATCTTCCTTGCAACAAACCCCTCCTCGTGCCATAATATCCGTTAGCCCTCCTTGTGGATATGCTGACGAAATCGGAAACCTCAACATAAAGAATGCTAATGAGCGTTCCGTGACTCATGTGGAAAAGGATGTGCCTACAGAGTTCACAAGCATACTAAAATACTTTCGTTTTGGTGTATTGGGAACCATCGGGTCGTCCCATGGCTGGGTGGCTACTCCTCTAGATGACGGAAGAGTCCGTCTTCAAGACGATCTAAACCCGGCTGCATCGTACACAGACCCGAAACACATTTCCCTGCCTCCTCTTGTAACTCTGCCTTATTGCCAAACCCAACTCGTCACCAACATGTCCATGTCCTCATCATCTCCTGAGGAAGAGGACTGTGTCGTGGCTATCAAGTTCGTCGGACCTCAACTCAGCTTATGCAGACCGGCTTCTCAAAGCAACTCGGAGTGGATCAACATCAGGATAGCGAACCCAAGTTTCTTCTCCTCCCGTGTCATGTTCTCCAACAGAGATGGCATGTTCCACATACCCGGATCAGGAGGTCATCTCATCGGATCATGGGATCTCGGAGAACACAAGGAGCATCCTAAAATCCAGATGCTGCGATTCCACAACCTTGCTGAGCTGCCTATGTCCAAACTCGAGACATTGCATTCTTGTTCCACGACCGAACACTTGGTGGAGTCACAAACAACATGTGAAACTTTCTTGATAAAGTGGTACAGGAAGACCACCAGGAGCTTTCTTGATATGCCCAAAATGAAAACAGAAGCTTTGTTGGTGTTCAAGCTTGACGAAGAAGGAAACGCTTTTTACACTGAGGACATTGGAGATCTCGTCATTTTCCTCTCCAGGGCTGAACCTTTTTGTGTCCCTGCTAGCTCCTTTCCTGGCATGTACCCCAACAGAGTCGAGATCATTGATGTTGATGAACTCGGATCTGTCAATCTGGCTACAGGCACCGTCTCTACTAGAAATTCTACACACATGGCCCCTTACTACATTCCACCTCAAAATATAGAGCACTAGTAATTGATACTCTAAtgtcatgttttttttcctGTTAAGCCCTTTTAAATTGTTGTTAACTTCATTCTATTTGAAGTGattatattctcttttttttttctattgttGAATTAACTATGTtgaattaactatatatatttgcattTGCTCTCTGGATCCGTTTGCTGCATTTCTGTTGCTGCGTTTGCTCTCTGGATCCTTCTCCAAATGGCATCCTGATTTTCCGAAAATTCAGATTGTGGTTTATGGTTCAAGAAAATATCTTAGCCTTACAAATTCTAAGCTTGATTCTTATAAGCGAGCAGGTTTGTGTAATGTATAACTTAGATGTCGAGCTGTGTAATGAATGGAGTCTCAGCAGGTATGTGTAACCAATGGAGTCTCAGCAGAAGATTGTGGTATGTACTCTTTACTTACAGTTACAGAACACTGAATGTCTAGCTGTTGGAAGTACTTTTGATGGCTTAAATGATAGTATACCGCCACTCCGACTGAAGTTGCAGCCAAGATTTAATGCATGACTTCGTTGTTTATTATTTGAACTGGATGTACTCCGACTGAAGTTGCAGCCAAGATTTAATGCATGACTTCGTTCTTTATTATTTGAACTGGATGTAAATTATAGTTTGGATGGATTCTTTTGTATTTGTAAATTATAACCTTTAGTATATGTTCTAATCTTAGTACCAAAATCAACCAAATGGTTCATCCACTTGTTCTTACAGTTTATTTGTGATATATGGTAGATCCCTACGTATAATCTCTAGCAATTTTAAATGTAAGATGAGCTTTTCAGTCATATCCTCGAATTCGTCTGATGGAAGCCCGTAAATTCTAAAGTTGATTTAAACTggaatcaaaattatttaaactggaatcaaaatgatttaaaccaaattttaaaatttatttaaaccagaatcaaaattaatataaaccaaattttggattttatgTCTCCTACCAAAGCGTGTGTCAATTTAGtaattaatactttttttttgtcagccgCTTAATAGACTCATATATATTCTGAGAACCAGGTTGAAAAGACTGCAtatgtgaataaaaaaaaagctgaTTGATTTTTTGCAATGCTAGCTATACTATTCGCCTTTGTATTATGTGTCCATCTTACAAAAATAACTTCTGAGGATATGAGATTTTTCTTCAACTTTTAATGTCTTCTAGAAACTTGTAAAGACATGTCATTCTTCTGTTTTCGAaatcatcttcaccaactgagaacaatccgttgcaaaagcAACACTATACTGTCGTAAATTCCGCCGCATACATTctattttccaaataaaatcTTCGATTTCCAAATGTAGGGGTGACTGGCTCGCTCTTGTATTATTCACTCCCATTAATCCATCAAAACCTTCCATTGTGCTATACTACTCTTGTCCTAAAAATAATTCCTTATCTTTTCATGATCCTTCCGAAAAACACCATCTACCTGGAATAACCGGTACTTAAAAAATAAAGGCTGATCTAGATTGATCGACTCTTTAAGAAATTGAGGTATGCGCCTCATGCCAAAGTTGTGATTTTGTTTCAGCCTGAGTTTTTTACAAAATCCAAACCGGATTCATCTCGGATCATCGGGTTTACTGGTTCAACCGCGGATCCGGACGGGTTTGAAAACACTGATAAAAAGTTaacaaacaataaataaaagtaaatgatGACTCATAATCTAAGTTTTTAATccaattcatttttataaaaataataatgaaggAAGCTACATAACATATAAACTTAAAGATGATATTGATTGTTCATACTGATTGTTCAATGTTCATATTGGTAGCGTCGGAGAGGGTGACCAAAAACGCAGCGGTGGCGTATGAGGCTTTGGGGTTTAGTTGTTTAGCACCATACATCGGCTCGTTGCAGTTGAAGTTAGTGTATGAGAAAAGGGTTCTGAGAATGCACTTTGTTTTGTGATATGCTTCTGCGAGACTCCATTGTCACGCGTATCATGGATTTAGTGAAATGTAATGGTGTGGCGTTTCTTTACCGAGGGAAGTATTATCCGTTGGGTGTGGCTCCGACCGAGGATCAGATAAATATGACATTGTTGAGTGGTTGCTTACTAACCATTATGTATGATTGGACTGTAGGGTTTAAGCACTGCTAGTTTAGTTGACAGATATGTGCAGTTGCAAGAGAAATGGTTAGGCACATTGAGCTGCAACGGTCCCTAGCTATATGTTGTGGATATCGACGGCTGCATCAATGTGTGGAACGGTAAGATAGCAGAGCTGACTGGTCTTTCCGTTGATGAAGCTATGGGAAAGCCTCTGGTTCGGGATTTGATATATACAACGCATGCTTGACCAAGGACTACTTAAACAACATAGCTGGAGCCTCCTTTGTGGGAGAAGACGTGAATGGTCACAAAATTATTATCGACAAGTTCATCAACATACAAGGCGACTACAACGCCATCATCCATAGCCCAAACCCTTTGATCCCTCCAATCTTTGGTAAACTGCTTGCTAGGGAAGTGTTTGGGTGTTTTTGCAAACTAAAGGGTCCTGATGCGTTGACTAAGTTCATGATCATTTTGCATAATGCAATTGGTGGTCAAGACACGGATAAATTCCCTTTCCCGTTCTTGGACCGAAGAGGCAAATCCATTCAGGCTCTCCTGACTTTGAATAAACGTGTCAGCCCTGATGGTCGGTCATGTCACTGGGGCTTTCTGTTTCTTGCAGATACCGAGTCTCGAGTTGCAACAAGCTCTGGAGATCCAGCGAAAGCAGAAGAGTGAGTGCTTCTCGAAGGGGAAAGAGTAGTCTTACATTCTCCAAGCTATAAAGAATCCATTGAGCGGTTTGCGTGTCACAAGTTCATTGCTGGAGGCCTTGGATCTTGAAACAAGTAGTGTTTCATAAGAGAAACAGATCTCGAATATTGTAGAAAAATGGACGCCAAACGTATCTTGAAACAAGTAGTGTTTCACAGTTGCACATTTTTACAAACGTATCTTTAAAGTTTTATTCGCTCTCTTTTATTCATCAGCTCATTTAAGTTAGAGAGAACAGAGTTCTTAATTGGCAGCGTCATAATCGCAGTGGTAAGCCAAGCCATGCTGGTAGTAAGAGAGAGGAACTTCAGCTGATACATCCACTAAAGGCTCCGTGGAGCTCCATCTACACCAGGTTCTGAAACAAATGGCTGATGGGTTCTCGGCTATACGCATGGAGTTCACGTAACAATTCATCATATTTCCAGCTGTCTTTTCAGTTCCATTTTAGCCGGTGGACTTAAGCTGAGATCAATGATAAAGAACCATAGAATGTCAGCTGCAGATAAATTTACTATCCCCATTGAGAAACTTGTGAATGATAACTAGAACTATTTTGCCACCATACAAACTGTAAAGCCTTCAatttttgttgtgttttatGAACAGGATGTCATTGATAGAGTCTTGATATGTGGAACTCTATGAACTCTTCTTATTGATTAATCAACACAGATTACAAGATAGAACAGAGAATTACAAGATGAACTAGAGCTAATAAAGTGAATCTCAGGTTAGGATCTCATGGCATGAGACGGGAAACCTGGATGGATAGATCCCAAACTAGAAATCTTACTGTAGATTCAAAGAACGGGTAAAGACAGACGTAGGAGATGATCACAAAGATAAGAAGGATCAACTCGAAAGACTGAATTCGAATGCAAGTTCTTGAGAGAACTTAGTTGCTTGAGAATGAAGTAAGGTTTTTAAGAAAACGTTTATTATTGATATTGTGTATAAGACTTTGCCTGGAGGCTACattatatagaagaagaaaacataaacctaattaggaaaaggaaatataaaaccataaaaatagaaaaactaaattGAGGTAACGATGGAATATCCTTGTGACTTTATCCTGTCACATGGCGATCTCAACCCGAAGACTCAACACGATCTCATGGTGATCGTGAGGAAGGAAGACTCATGGCGTCTCACTCTTTCTACAACATATCAGCATAAAGTCTCGACTCGTACTCTATCTCTTCTTATATCATAGCCTTCACATGAGTTGCTTCACAACTCTGTAACAGCATACCCTCTGATACAATTCAAAGCTTTGCTTAACCTTTGCCTCAGCCACATCATGAACTCACCCTGCCACGTCAGCCTCCAGATAGTAGAAGTCTATCAGTCATGTGCAGGGGAAGGTGTGCCGCCTGAGAAAGTGCAAGACATGTTCCACAGTAGCAGATGGACAAGTCCGGGAGGATTAGGGCTCAGCGTTTGCAGGAAGATTCTAAAGCTAATGAACGGAGAGGTTCATTACATAAAGTAATCCGAACGCGTAATTGTTATTGAACTACCAGTTCCTCTGATGATGCGCTCTTAGTGAGTGGCTATATATTAAAGTTGTGATTCAGATGCAGGTAGGTTTAAGAGGAAGGGGAAAATGTAAGAGTAGTTTATAGTTAGCTGGTTGGTCGTATACATTGTATATTGTTGTTATTAGTCTCATAGAAAGAAAAGATGGATATCTTTTGAAATCACaatatgatatatgttttttcttttgcttttgaaACACTTTGTATATGTTGCTTTGTTCTGTGCTGATGCTTGCAAGAACactagaaaatataatttactattGATATATTTGCTTTCagttttcttcttctgctcCCACGTTTTAAAGTCAACCTTTTTTAGTTTCTATTTGCTACAAATTAAGATACATGAGCATCACATAATCCTGATATATAATGAGACCTAACCTCTTTCTTTATcacttcccccccccccccccctccccacCAAATAATATGGACTATAGTTAAACTATAAGCTGTCTTAACAAGTAGTGTGTTCGAGTGAAGCTATGCATCACAAGTAGTTAGGTCCCTTTTTCTGTATTCGGAGAAAATGCAAACGTCTATTTCAGGTTTCTACTTGAAAAACAGCCAAACAAGTTTCCTTGTAGCGTAGTACTAACTAGTATATTGTTGTTATTGTTTCATATGATGATCAACTTGTTAGGTGAACTGGAACACAAGTAAAGAGTAAACTCAAAACAGACCTGCACTAGGATCCTCTTCTTTGTCCCACACAATATCATCATCCTCTTCAGCTACCCCTTGCTGATTCAGTAGAGCAGCAAAGTAACCTTTGCGGTACTCATTCCGAAGctaaaaaatgaaagaaaacgCTTACCTTGGAATCCTCATCTGAGCCACCATCATCAACATTTGCTTCATGTTCCATCTTTATTCCTTGTCTATCCATCCATGGAGGCAAGACTTGCATACTATAGTCTCCACCTCTATCTTTAACATCTTCTTTATCCTCAACCTAACCATGTAATAAGATTCATGAAattaatgaaaagaaaaaattaactcctcgtaaattagggttttctaaataaatatattttgatccaCTCATAACATTGAATTTGTCGTATACATTAACAAGGAAGAAATCATCCAAAGAATAATTATGTACCTGCATCTTAGCTTCAATGGCTTTAAGCCTTCTTGCTCTCTGAGAAGCTTCAATGGCTTGGCGTTGCCTTTCTGCAGCAACATTGGCTTTCTTCTCTTGTTGTAGCTTCAGCTTCCCACTTCCCTTCCTCTCTATGTGCTCTTTCTCAAGCTTCTCCCTAGCCGATCTAAACACGGAGTCCATCTTTTACGATTCGAAGGTATGGTTTTGAGGAAAATTAGGTTTTGAGGAAACTGGAAAAGTGATTATCTCTTGTTATTCACGTCTTTGTGAAGGCATCTAagtcttctctctcttcctcttcaagATCTGGGTCTCTCTTGGATCCTTTTATTACGGCCtgttataattttatagaaCCCAACAAACCAAGTTCAAAAATACTCATACCTGTTATAAAGAAGAACTAGGTCCAAACTGTTTGGGATccacaaaataaatttatgtagtCATATTTACATAAGAATTTGAATAcaatatttttgagaaaaatgaaaacaatttcttaaattttaagaacTGAAGTAAAAGTAAGTTGtaaaaaactgtataattatACCCACCCAATCAAAcatttttctttaagttttgcTACTTTATATTTTCCAATTAAACCACAGATAGCTTGTGTATGAGTGTATCATTTCTTTTATGGTGGGTGACAAATACAAAATTACAAATCATatgttcttttatatataatgaagagaagaaatgagtTCAATCTAGGTTTTCTTATGAAGATAGGACCAAGATAAATAGGAGAATAAAAATTATTGATGCTCTACCCAGTTTCGAATTTGAAACCTCTTGTATGTAAAGCAAACGTGTTAGAGTATCTTCAATGTATTACTTcattttttaaaccaaaataatgTAACTTCAAAATGGAGTTGAGTTTTACTCAgtgtattactccattttttactccaaaaataaattcacaaatgacttttttatttaattaataattgttAGTATTACCTTCaacttataaaaatttaacaattgacccaaatattttatttttacaaaattcccataaaataaattttatttaaattaaatatttagtattaaaaaaaacaactagAGATTATGTTCCAACTTTATTTGCTGCAATTTTTTTCATATGcaattttcctaatttaaaaataaaattatgcattaaaagaacataaagaagaaaacaaagttttgttttgtaattcGAATTACATATTGGATCATAATGTTTGGGCATATCAAGTTTAACAAGTACAAATGTTatcaatcaaaattttgaaccaaaatattaaaaaaaactcatccATTTCGTTTGAACAATACTTTATTGATCTTGGTAGTTTCGAAAATAATTTACCGAATTAtcaaattacttatttatattatattatattatattatatttattttatatcatttatgctcagatttgatttttattattttatgtaaactATTAAATGATCTTTTGTGGAGTAGTATATTTCTTTTCATGTTATTATATCATTTTCAATATTATTTaggt is drawn from Raphanus sativus cultivar WK10039 unplaced genomic scaffold, ASM80110v3 Scaffold0330, whole genome shotgun sequence and contains these coding sequences:
- the LOC130501920 gene encoding uncharacterized protein LOC130501920, coding for MSLLLNKPSKLCLGKRGVVRSSPLGSDSFSSSLQQTPPRAIISVSPPCGYADEIGNLNIKNANERSVTHVEKDVPTEFTSILKYFRFGVLGTIGSSHGWVATPLDDGRVRLQDDLNPAASYTDPKHISLPPLVTLPYCQTQLVTNMSMSSSSPEEEDCVVAIKFVGPQLSLCRPASQSNSEWINIRIANPSFFSSRVMFSNRDGMFHIPGSGGHLIGSWDLGEHKEHPKIQMLRFHNLAELPMSKLETLHSCSTTEHLVESQTTCETFLIKWYRKTTRSFLDMPKMKTEALLVFKLDEEGNAFYTEDIGDLVIFLSRAEPFCVPASSFPGMYPNRVEIIDVDELGSVNLATGTVSTRNSTHMAPYYIPPQNIEH
- the LOC108826547 gene encoding uncharacterized protein LOC108826547, which produces MDSVFRSAREKLEKEHIERKGSGKLKLQQEKKANVAAERQRQAIEASQRARRLKAIEAKMQVEDKEDVKDRGGDYSMQVLPPWMDRQGIKMEHEANVDDGGSDEDSKQGVAEEDDDIVWDKEEDPSAGLF